The following are encoded together in the Azospirillum lipoferum 4B genome:
- the moaC gene encoding cyclic pyranopterin monophosphate synthase MoaC, which translates to MSGFTHFDAEGKAVMVDVSDKADTERTATAAATVLMQPETLALIMQGGVKKGDVLSVARLAGIMGAKRTPDLIPLCHPLMLTSVKVDLSCDPARNAVDVTATCKLKGQTGVEMEALTAVTVAALTVYDMCKAVDRGMTIADVRLLHKAGGKSGEWGAAATAPTAGA; encoded by the coding sequence ATGAGCGGCTTCACCCATTTCGATGCCGAGGGCAAGGCGGTGATGGTCGACGTCTCCGACAAGGCGGACACCGAACGCACCGCGACCGCCGCCGCCACCGTGCTGATGCAGCCGGAAACGCTGGCGCTCATCATGCAGGGCGGGGTGAAGAAGGGCGACGTGCTGTCGGTCGCCCGGCTGGCCGGCATCATGGGGGCCAAGCGCACGCCGGACCTGATCCCGCTATGCCACCCGCTGATGCTGACCTCGGTCAAGGTCGACCTGTCCTGCGACCCGGCGCGCAATGCGGTGGACGTGACCGCCACCTGCAAGCTGAAGGGCCAGACCGGCGTGGAGATGGAGGCGCTGACCGCCGTCACCGTCGCCGCCCTGACCGTCTATGACATGTGCAAGGCGGTGGACCGCGGCATGACCATCGCGGACGTCCGCCTGCTGCACAAGGCCGGCGGCAAGAGCGGCGAATGGGGTGCTGCCGCCACCGCTCCCACAGCCGGAGCCTGA
- a CDS encoding GNAT family N-acetyltransferase yields MTEIAIAAESPRQEPVIALVAALDRYLLDLYPADTCHLLDIGELEAPDVRFFVARKDGVPVGCAALRVDPSGYGEVKRMFVDPAARGHRIGDRLLARLEEQARAEGLTALLLESGIHQHEALGLYRKAGFAERGPYACYKENGVSVFMEKPLRETVA; encoded by the coding sequence ATGACCGAGATCGCCATCGCCGCAGAAAGCCCGCGCCAGGAGCCGGTGATCGCGCTGGTCGCCGCGTTGGACCGCTATCTGCTCGACCTCTATCCGGCGGACACCTGCCACCTGCTCGACATCGGCGAGTTGGAAGCGCCGGACGTGCGCTTCTTCGTCGCCCGCAAGGACGGCGTTCCGGTCGGCTGTGCCGCGCTGCGCGTCGACCCCTCGGGCTATGGCGAGGTCAAGCGCATGTTCGTCGATCCCGCCGCCCGCGGCCACCGCATCGGCGACCGGCTGCTCGCCCGGCTGGAGGAGCAGGCGCGGGCTGAGGGGCTGACCGCCCTGCTGCTCGAATCCGGCATCCACCAGCACGAGGCGCTGGGGCTCTACCGCAAGGCCGGCTTCGCCGAGCGCGGCCCCTACGCCTGCTACAAGGAAAACGGCGTCAGCGTCTTCATGGAGAAACCCCTGCGGGAGACCGTCGCATGA